The Agaribacterium sp. ZY112 genome includes the window TTGCTACAATTTTTCTGTTTATTTCCTCTTTTTATTTGTATTCCACTTTATTTAGCCTCTTGGATTAATTATGTCGATTAGAAATCAATTTTTATCGCATCTAGGTGTTCGCTCATGGGCTCCGCTTGCGCTTATTGCAGCACTTAGCCCTGTATTATCATCTTGCTCCGATAAGGGTACAAAAGACGAAAGCGCCGCAGAGGCGATGACACAAACCTACGAAGACTATTTTTCTACTCCTTTGCTGATGCTAGCGGACTTTAACGGTGAAGCCGTTCCTGCTCTTGCTAAGACCGATCGTACTACATTGAGCCTGATGCCTAACGGCAAGAATGGTTCAAGCTTGGTGGTAAATTTTCCTGCTGATAATAACCAAGAAGCGGGGGTGATCTTTCGGCCGGATCAGCCTTGGGATTGGAGTGAGTACGGTTATTTTAGTATTGCGGTCGACGCCCATAGTCTAGGGGATCGATCTACCCAGCTAATGATCAGCGTGCGTGACATAAGTGGCAACTTCCACACGCGAGCAGTAGCGATATTGCCTGGTGAAGATAAAACCTATTATTCCGAGATGAAAGGGCCTGATTTTATTAGCCCAGAGGGTGAAGAAGACAAAAAAGCCGAGTTGAATCAGGCTTCGGGCTTGCGTGCGAACCCTCCTAAGTGGACAACGGCCGCAACGCAGTTTATTTGGATGTGGGGCGTCAAAGATCTTGACCTAAGTGCGATTACAGAGATCAAGTTCCACTTGCAAGATGGCTTGGGTGAAAAAAAGGTCTCTTTAGATAATGTGCGTTTGATTGCTTCGCCACCACTACCTGAAGACATTAACTACTTAAGTAATATTCTTGATGAATTTGGCCAAAACCGTCGAGTAGACTTCCCTGAGAAAGTTCACTCAGTGGATGAGTTGATAGTAAAGCGTGATGCAGAGCTTGAGCAATTAAAAACCAATAGCTTTAGCGATCGCTCGCGCTTTGGTGGTTGGAGTAAAGGCCCTCAGTTTGAAGCAACAGGTTTTTTCCGCCCTCAGAAAGTAGGGGATCGCTGGAGTTTGGTAGATCCAGAAGGGTACCTCTATTTTGCTACGGGCATTGATGCTGTGCGCTTTGTTGATACCTACACATTAACGGGTTATGGTTTTGATGGTAGTTACAACTATGAGTCCAGCAAGCAAGGCACTAAGCGTAGTTCCAAAGCTAAAAAACATCGTAAAGTCACCTCTGAATTGCGCGCTAATATGTTCAGTTCTCTGCCTGAATACGGCGATGAACTTAGTAATCACTATATTTATATCGCAGGCGGTATTCACTCTGGGCCACTTAAGGCCGGTGAAGCGTTTAACTTTTATGGTGCTAATATTGAGCGCAAGTACGGTGAAAAAGAGCCCGGTGATTATTTAAATCGTTGGGCCGATGTAACGGTTGATCGCATGTTGAATTGGGGCTTTACCTCTTTGGGTAATTGGTCCGACCCCGTGTTTACTGATAATCAACGCATTCCATTTTTTGGTCATATCTGGACCAATGATAGGCGCTACAAAAAAGTCTCAAGTGGCAATGATTTCTGGTGGGGCCTACCCGATGTGTTTGATCCTATGTACGCCACCGTGATTGAAGAGCGCATTAAAGCTTATGCGGCCGATCTTAAGGATAACCCATGGCTAGTGGGCGTGTTTGTTGATAACGAGATTAGCTTTGGTCGCCCTGAAACCAATGAGTCACACTATGGCATTGTCATTCATACCTTAGGGCGTGATGCTGCAGATGTTCCGACAAAAGCCGAGTTTAGCCGCTTAATGCAGGAGAAATATCAAGACATTAACGAGCTAAATAGGGCTTGGGATGTTGAAGTCGCTTCTTGGGCAGATTTTGCGCTAAGTTTTAAAGACTCAGATCTTTCTCAAGCTCAGCTTGAGGACTACGCCTTATTAATGAGTGCTTATGGTGAGAAATACTTCAGCGTAATTGGCGATAATATGAAGAAGTACTTCCCTAATAATATGTATTTAGGCTCACGTTTTGCCGATTGGGGCATGCCGATTGAGATCGTTAAGGCTGGGGCGAATCACGTCGATGTGCTGAGCTTTAACTTGTATAAAGAGGGCGTCTCCAAATACAAGTGGTCTTTCTTAGACGAGATCGATATGCCGGCTATTATTGGTGAGTTCCATATGGGGGCCACCGATTCAGGCTCTTTCCACCCTGGCCTTGTTCATGCTGCCAACCAAGAAGAGCGTGCATTGATGTATAAAGACTATATGCATACGGTGATTGATAACCCGTATTTTGTAGGTGCTCACTGGTTCCAGTATGTTGATTCGCCTATTACCGGGCGTGCGTTTGATGGTGAGAACTACAACGTTGGTTTTGTTAATGTCACTGATACACCTTATATCCCTATGGTTAAGGCTGCGAAAGAGTTACATCACGAGATGTATGAGCGACGCTTCTCTGAAGCCCTAAAAAACACTAAGTAAATACTGGGCAGTCAACCTGTTGCTGGGTTGACTGCTCCCTCCTTTCTGCTTTTACCTTGGCCCCTTCTTCTTTACCCTACCTTAATGCTTGTGGCTTACTGCAATACAAGTCGGTAAGCGTTAAACTTGTGTTGTGTCTATTAGCCTGCTTTTTAACCTATGTTGCTATTTCTATTTAGAGCCCTAAGCAGTATTGCTTTGCTGGTGTTAGTCAGTGGTTGTGCCAATAAGCAGGCTGTGGTGTATGACGAATATGGGCCCGTCAAATATGATGAGTGGGCTGAATCTTATCAAGACAAAGCGTTTTATGGGCGCAACTTGGTGTCGGTGAATCAGTTCTCTGCCTCGCTGTTCTTAGCGAATGAAAGTGAAACCAAGCACCTGCATAAGAATCATGACCTCTACCTTGTCTTGCTAAAGGGCAAGGCCACAGTACACCTCTATGAGAACGCATTTGAGCTAAAGCCTGGTGATAGCATTTATATTCGTCGTAGTGCACCACACTGGATAGAGCAGGTGGGTAATGAAACGGCTGTATTTAATATCATCACCTCGTTGATCCCTTGGGATAATGACCAGATAGAGCTAGATTAGCTTATAATACATGCCAATCGTTTAAACCGCGCTTATCGCCAGCGAGCCAATTAGCGCAAGAACACTACAGAACTGACTATGAGTAAATCCTTACAAGATCAACTGATGGGCGCAGGCCTTATTGATAAAAAGAAAGCCAAAAAGCTTGCAAACAGCGCTAAAAAAGAAAAATTTATTAAGCAAAAAGCTCGTCAGGATACTGAAGCTGAAAAACAAGCAAAGTTAAAACAAGCTCAGCAAGAAAAGAAAGAGCGCGATCAAGAGTTAAACCGTAAGCTAAAAGAAGAAGCTGACCAAAAAGCCATTTTTTCACAGGTAAAGCAGCTGGTTAGCCATTATCGTATCAGCGACCGCCAAGGTGACTTAGAGTACAACTTTAACGATGGCGGCAAGATTAAAAAACTGCGCTTAGAAAAGTTGGTGTTTGAAAAAGTTAGCCGTGGTTTATTGTGTATTGTTGTGATTGATGGCGTTTATGACCTTATTCCACGCCCTGTGGCTGACAAAATCAGTGAGCGTATGCCCGAATTGATTGTTGTTGATAACAGTGTCGACAAAGCTGTGTCTGCTGAGTCGAGCAGTCAGTCTGATTCTGAAGATGGCTTGAGTGATGAGGATTATTACGCAGACTTTGAAATTCCTGATGACTTAATGTGGTAGTGAGTCTCTAAGCGGGCTTGTACTAGGGTTACTTAAGTGCAGACCTAGGCCTTATTATGAAATCCAAGCACTCACGCTTAGACCGCTTTATAAATAAACACAGCCACTTTAGTTTAAGTGATACGCGGCTCTTGATTGCACAGGGCCGTATCCTAGTTGATTCACAGCCAGCCCATTCTATTCGACAACGTATTGGCGAGTTTTCAACTGTCGTCTTAGACGGCCTTTACCTGCAAGATCGTCAGCCAGTTTACCTCATGTTTAATAAGCCTAAAGGCTGTGTCTGCGCGACCAAAGATAATAAACATAAAACAGTATTGGATTTTCTAGAGCACCCACAAAAACAAGAGTTACATATAGTAGGGCGTTTGGATTTTAATAGCACAGGTCTGGTGTTGCTGACTAACGATGGGGCTTGGTCTAGAAAACTTAGCTTACCCGAAACCAAGCTTAATAAAATCTACCGGGTGGTCTTAGCCAAGGCAATCACTGAAGCTGAGCTAGCCTCTTACCAAAAAGCGTTTAGTGAGGGCATGTACTTTGGCTACGAAGGTGTTCAAACCAAGCCTGCCGTTTTAGAGCTTATAAACCCCAATACAGCATTAGTGACTTTAGTTGAAGGTAAATATCACCAAGTTAAACGTATGTTTGGCCGCTTTGATAATGAGGTATTGGAGCTTCATCGGCTATCGGTTGGGCATATCGCCTTAGATGAAGACCTGCAAGAAGGGGATGCTCGTGAACTAAGTAAGACTGAGTCGGCATTGGATAGCCGAGTGAGGAGAAGCTGATCTAGAGCCTTAATAAAACATCTATTGCAATAGAAGATGTTTTTGGGCGCTTGTAAGGCTGTGGATAGTGATAGGTGGGGAAGATCCGTCTTTCGTGATTCGGCATCCTGTGAAAGGCATGGTAAAGTAAGGGTAACGGCCTTCTTAGGCAAAGTGAGCGCTAGCTAAAGTGCGTGAAAGATGGATTTTTCTGTGTTTAAACATGGATTTATCGACTTAATAATATTGTTAGGCGTCCAATGATACGAATACTGAACGCATCTTTGATTAGTGGATTATCATTCGCTTTTCTTTTCTCTTTAGCCAATATGATTCGCTTAGGTAACTGGTATGAAATTTATCAACCGCTTCATTTAATGCTGATGTTTTGGTTATTCCTATTCGGTACGATTATAGCGCTGGTGTTTATGTTTAGTTTTGTTCCCGCATTTAATCGATCCAGCTTTACTATCTCAGCCTTGCTATTTGTCTCAGTTGGGGCCGTTCTTGGCGCATTGTTCCCGTACTTAGCGATTAATATCCTGCTTCCGAGAGAGGAGCCGGAATTTGCCGCATCAATGACCTTGGTGGATCATTTGGTATGGTATCTTGCCTATTGCTTTGTTGGCGCCGGTAGTGCGTTTTCTGGCTGGGTTTACTTATATAAAAAGGGTCGTATAAATGCCTAACAAGGCAATCCAGCATCAGCTACTTCGTAGCTTGGACAGCCTAGCCGTCGCTCGTTTTGTGCATGGCTTCGCCATTACCGCACAAAACAATCAACAACTAGTCTGCCGCTGATTGCGGCGTTATGTGTCTTTATGAATTTTCGAGAAAATATCAAGTACACTTTTTTAAACTTAGGATTTTTGCTCCTTTGTACGATCTGCTCGTTGTTGGTTATAAATCTCTATTATTACTTTTACAAAATTTGTACTGGTAGTTCAGCAGGGGCTGCATTCAGCCTAACATTATTAATTTGGCCAACAATAACACTATCATCGTTTTTTATTGGTCGGTTATTTAGAATGTTCAGTCAGAATTCACCCACCTCATATCAAGTGGGTGGCATGGCAACAGCGTGGATTATATCGTGGGTTGTGCTAATGCTTTTCACTTTTCCAATTTCAGCGCAGGAAAATTATGGAGGCTGTCCAAAATGGTTAATGTACAACACATAACAAGGTTATCAACCACCGCCAGCGAGCTGGCTGGACCTCCACTGCGTCGTTTAAAGTGTGCTTTAATAGCACACTTTAAACAACTACGTTCCGGCCGGTTATAACGGCGTTATGCGTAATTAGTAATGAATCAATATCAAGAGCCACCTGGTAGATTTTTAGAAGTCATAGTTGGGCTGGTCACAACCTTTATTGCGCTAATTTTTGGTGGGCTATTTTTGCTTTTGGTGCTAAATGGCGGCCTTAAGTACGTCACCTTTATTGGCGGTGCATTCTTACTTTTAGCTACATATTGGTTCTTGGTGGTTTCGGTTCGGCTTGTTCTAAATAAACCAAATAAGCACGGTGGTTTATTCTCCATCGGGGGCCTAAGGTTTCTCAGTGCCTTCGTCGGTATTTCAGCTCTTATAGTGGCTCCGTTAGCACTCTATATGGGCCATTGGGGGGCGCTCATTGGCACTATTTGCTTATCAGTCGGCTGCTATCAAGGCTGGCAAATGGCGGGTCGGCGTGGCACCGCATAACAAAGTTATCAACCACCGCCCGCAAGCGGGCTGGACCTCCACTGCGTCGTTTAAAGTGTGCTTTAATAGCACACTTTAAACAACTACGTTCCGGCCGGTTATAACGGCGTTGTGGGGCGGTCGATAATTCTTTTTTTAGTCAGTAATGTGCGTTCTTTTAATGCCTTCTACTTTCGTAGTTACACGGTATTTAACTAAGTATTAAATTGCTATCTAGGCAGTGTATTTCTGGTGCCGCCTTCATTATCGCGTGGTGCCCGCATTGGCTCAGTAGCGGTGGTGTGCCACTAAGTGAGTGCATTTATTCTTACGCTTCGGTAATCTTTCACTATTAAATTAACCGTGGGCTGCGCTTACGCTTCGCCAAGGTGCTAGTAGCAGGTCTGTCCTGCCGCTAGCCCCCAACAAGGCAATCAGCTGGACTCCGCATTGCGTGGTTCGCTTTCAGCTCACATTACCACGCAAAGCTCCACCAGCTATTGCGGTGTTGTGGGGCGGTCGATAATTCTTTTTTTAGTCAGTAATGTACGTTCTTTTAATGCCTTCTATTTTCGTAGTTACACGGTATTTAACTAAGCATTAAATTGCTATCTCGGCAGTGTTGTTCTGGTGCCATCTCCACTATCGCGTGATGCCCACATTTGCGTTATAGCGGTGGTGTGCCACTAAGTGAGTGCATTTATTCTTAGGCTTCGGTAATCTTTCACTATTAAATTAACCGTGGGCTGCGCTTACGCTTCGCCAAGGTGCTAGTAGCTGGTTTTTCCTGCCGCTAGCCCCCAACAAGGCAATCAGCTGGACTCCGCATTGCGTGGTTCGCTTTCAGCTCACATTACCACGCAAAGCTCCACCAGCTATTGCGGTGTTACCTGTCATGAAGTACTTCTTACTACTATCGCTATTAATATCAAGCTTCGTATGAGGCGAGGTCGACCTCGTACAGGTCGATAAATCTGAACGAAAGATGTATCTCTATTCAGGAGGCACTCTCGTCAAAGAGTATGATGTGGCATTTGGTGAAAACCCCAAAGGCCACAAAACCCAAGAGGGAGATGAAAAAACTCCAGAGGGTACTTATACGCTTGATTACAAAAAAGAAGACTCCTCTTTTTATCGGTCAATGCATATCTCTTACCCAAATGAAGATGATAAAACCCAAGCTAGAGCACGTAGCGTATCTCCAGGTGGCTTTATCATGGTTCATGGTCAGCGCAACTGGTTAGGCTGGCTATCACCCATAACTCAGCGCTATAACTGGACTGATGGGTGCATCGCACTCACCAACTCCGAAATGGACGAATTCATGGATTTGGTAAAAGTAGGCACCACAATTCAGATTAAGTGGTAAGAAGGTAACAAGGCCATCAACCGGAGCTCCACTGCGTCGCTTTATATGTGCTTTAATAGCACATATAAATCAACTCCGTTCCGCCCGGTTATGGCGGCGTTAGCTACTCAGATCAAATTGGAGAGAATTATTAAGTTTCTAACCTCTTTAACTTTACTCAGTTTGAGCACACTCGTCTTTGGTGAAAACATGGAAGAATTTGAATATTGTAAAATTGAGCGAAAGAGCTCTGAAATTGAACTCCAAGAATGGAGCAGTCTCATACAAAGCCTTACTAACCTAGAGCAAATACCTGATAGAACCGGGATCAACCCTTTCACAAAAGAGGAAACGCTTTTTCCCGGTGAGGGGAAAGCCTATTACGTCGTGTCCGGTGAACGACAAGGAAATATTGTCCTAGAAGGAGGTGCTCTCCTCACCGCAGGTGTCCCTATGGTTTTTTGCACCACTCTTGCTAGCAAGCTAAGTGCAGTTGCTTCCGTAGATGACCGTAGCTAACAAGGCTATCAACCGGAGCTCCACTGCGTCGATTAATATGTGCTTTAATAGCACATATTAATCAACTCCGTTCCGCCCGGTTATAGCGGCGTTATGCATAAATACAATTTTAGGAGAGTATGTGAAGAAGTTTCTATTAGTTATGGGATTGGCTATGTCTGTCAATTGTTTTGGTGGTTCTGTGACTGCTAAAGTTTCATTTATCCAGGTAAACAACAAAACGGGGTACCCAAATATCGTAGCGATTAAGCCTTCAATAGTGCCCAGTAGTAGGCCCAGTTGTGCCACTGATACTCATGGAAGATTTGCTGCTTCGTTAGAAACTGAGGCAGGTAGAGCTATCTATTCTATGGTTTTAGCTGCACAAGCCAGCGAAAAAACTCTGGAAATCTATGGCACAAATACATGTATAGGTGGTGCATTAGAAGAAATCGACTACATCAGAATTAAAGAGTAAATGCATAACAAACTCAGCCAAGGTGACCTCCGTTCCGGTGTTTGTTTTCGTAGTGGCCGCTACACTACTACAAAAACCAACACCTCCACTCCGGCCCCTGCTGCAGGGCGTTAGGCACCCCAAGCATGAAACAACTATTTCTTATCGCAGTACTAGCTTGTCTCACCATGAATTCCTATGGAAATTCTGGAAAACCCTTGGAGTGGAACTCCCGAACCGGTGATATTATTGATGTAACTGAACAGTACGCGTACATTAACTTTGATCTTAAAAATCTTAGGCTAACGATCGACGACAAAGAACTACTATTTCCTCGTTGCATGAGGACGTATTTTGATTCACATGAAGATCAAAGAGTACAATTTGAAATTAGTCGTCCCAAAAGTGAATTTTCTTGGCTCGCTATTGGGGTATACCCTAAAGACAAGAAACACAACATTATCCTTCATATCTCACCCGAAACCTTGCTTCCTTTAGGTTTTTACATATCAGTTCATGAAAGACGAAATAGCTGGATTAGGCGAGAGTTAAAAATTTCTGAGTATTGTTTAAGTGACATTGAGAAAAATATCACTTCTGTATTTCCGCCAAACCTAAAACGGTCTAGGTAAAATGCCTAACAATGGCATCAAAGGGACGCTCACTGCGTTGCTTCGTTTGTGGTTTAACGCTACGCTACCACAAACAAACCAACTCCGTTCCCGCCCCTTATGCCGGCGTTATGTTTTCCCCGGCTCCGAACCTATGAAACACTGGTTAACTTTCAACTCATATCTTTACTGGGTCTTAATGCTCGGATTTTCTTTGATGGTGTTGGTCGGAAT containing:
- a CDS encoding pseudouridine synthase, with translation MKSKHSRLDRFINKHSHFSLSDTRLLIAQGRILVDSQPAHSIRQRIGEFSTVVLDGLYLQDRQPVYLMFNKPKGCVCATKDNKHKTVLDFLEHPQKQELHIVGRLDFNSTGLVLLTNDGAWSRKLSLPETKLNKIYRVVLAKAITEAELASYQKAFSEGMYFGYEGVQTKPAVLELINPNTALVTLVEGKYHQVKRMFGRFDNEVLELHRLSVGHIALDEDLQEGDARELSKTESALDSRVRRS
- a CDS encoding agarase codes for the protein MSIRNQFLSHLGVRSWAPLALIAALSPVLSSCSDKGTKDESAAEAMTQTYEDYFSTPLLMLADFNGEAVPALAKTDRTTLSLMPNGKNGSSLVVNFPADNNQEAGVIFRPDQPWDWSEYGYFSIAVDAHSLGDRSTQLMISVRDISGNFHTRAVAILPGEDKTYYSEMKGPDFISPEGEEDKKAELNQASGLRANPPKWTTAATQFIWMWGVKDLDLSAITEIKFHLQDGLGEKKVSLDNVRLIASPPLPEDINYLSNILDEFGQNRRVDFPEKVHSVDELIVKRDAELEQLKTNSFSDRSRFGGWSKGPQFEATGFFRPQKVGDRWSLVDPEGYLYFATGIDAVRFVDTYTLTGYGFDGSYNYESSKQGTKRSSKAKKHRKVTSELRANMFSSLPEYGDELSNHYIYIAGGIHSGPLKAGEAFNFYGANIERKYGEKEPGDYLNRWADVTVDRMLNWGFTSLGNWSDPVFTDNQRIPFFGHIWTNDRRYKKVSSGNDFWWGLPDVFDPMYATVIEERIKAYAADLKDNPWLVGVFVDNEISFGRPETNESHYGIVIHTLGRDAADVPTKAEFSRLMQEKYQDINELNRAWDVEVASWADFALSFKDSDLSQAQLEDYALLMSAYGEKYFSVIGDNMKKYFPNNMYLGSRFADWGMPIEIVKAGANHVDVLSFNLYKEGVSKYKWSFLDEIDMPAIIGEFHMGATDSGSFHPGLVHAANQEERALMYKDYMHTVIDNPYFVGAHWFQYVDSPITGRAFDGENYNVGFVNVTDTPYIPMVKAAKELHHEMYERRFSEALKNTK
- a CDS encoding cupin domain-containing protein — encoded protein: MLLFLFRALSSIALLVLVSGCANKQAVVYDEYGPVKYDEWAESYQDKAFYGRNLVSVNQFSASLFLANESETKHLHKNHDLYLVLLKGKATVHLYENAFELKPGDSIYIRRSAPHWIEQVGNETAVFNIITSLIPWDNDQIELD
- a CDS encoding DUF2058 domain-containing protein: MSKSLQDQLMGAGLIDKKKAKKLANSAKKEKFIKQKARQDTEAEKQAKLKQAQQEKKERDQELNRKLKEEADQKAIFSQVKQLVSHYRISDRQGDLEYNFNDGGKIKKLRLEKLVFEKVSRGLLCIVVIDGVYDLIPRPVADKISERMPELIVVDNSVDKAVSAESSSQSDSEDGLSDEDYYADFEIPDDLMW